The following proteins are encoded in a genomic region of Abyssisolibacter fermentans:
- the rpsU gene encoding 30S ribosomal protein S21, whose translation MAEIKVGENETLDNALRRFKRQCSRSGVLSELRKREHYEKPSVKRKKKAEAARRKNKRR comes from the coding sequence ATGGCAGAGATTAAAGTAGGGGAAAATGAAACTCTAGATAATGCTCTTAGAAGATTTAAAAGACAATGTTCTAGAAGTGGAGTACTATCTGAGCTTAGAAAAAGAGAGCATTATGAAAAGCCCAGCGTAAAGCGTAAGAAAAAAGCAGAAGCGGCTAGGAGAAAGAATAAAAGAAGATAA
- a CDS encoding GatB/YqeY domain-containing protein: MSLKEKLMDDLKQSMRQKNKLRKNAITMVRAGIKQKEVDERIQLNDEQIIEIISKQVKQKKDSIESFEKGGRDDLVENTKKEIEILMEYLPEQLSNEEIEAIVKEVVHEVNATSMKDMGKIMGKLMPRIKGRADGSVVNSYVKQILG, from the coding sequence ATGTCTCTTAAAGAAAAGCTTATGGATGATTTGAAGCAATCTATGAGACAAAAGAATAAACTTCGAAAGAATGCTATAACAATGGTTAGAGCTGGAATTAAGCAAAAAGAGGTAGATGAGAGAATACAGTTAAATGATGAACAAATTATAGAAATCATTTCTAAGCAAGTTAAGCAAAAAAAAGATTCCATTGAAAGTTTTGAAAAAGGTGGAAGAGATGATTTAGTAGAAAATACTAAAAAAGAAATTGAAATTCTAATGGAATATCTACCAGAACAGTTGTCTAATGAAGAAATCGAGGCTATAGTTAAAGAAGTTGTACATGAAGTTAATGCTACTAGTATGAAAGACATGGGTAAGATTATGGGTAAATTGATGCCTAGAATCAAAGGAAGAGCAGACGGTAGCGTTGTT